From a region of the Tautonia marina genome:
- a CDS encoding helix-turn-helix transcriptional regulator → LIDHIKGCGYTQEQLAKLSGVPRVSICKFCNGARRLTSENIGKIADALNLTIVIAGPVPRNPYMDSK, encoded by the coding sequence CGTTGATCGATCACATCAAGGGCTGCGGTTACACGCAGGAGCAACTCGCAAAATTGTCGGGAGTCCCGAGGGTATCGATCTGCAAGTTCTGCAATGGTGCAAGAAGGTTGACGAGTGAAAATATCGGCAAAATCGCCGACGCGCTCAATCTCACGATTGTCATCGCCGGGCCGGTCCCTCGAAATCCCTACATGGACAGCAAGTGA